A single genomic interval of Zingiber officinale cultivar Zhangliang chromosome 4A, Zo_v1.1, whole genome shotgun sequence harbors:
- the LOC121972701 gene encoding mucin-2-like, whose product MICRHGETRNVADRTRRRRWSHTSIVVACTDSTASGLRRRVQRPPSPRPAASVATSSGPRRRVQRPPSPRPQPPPAAIAAFSRGQSRRRQPLLPFPAATAIADSRNSPLTRLLPLSLVDTVTFQVAAAWYYLSNSGHRAEPPRSSSSSSSHDSSPTLPPAITFAFLHLLLYSPSPPAATSLLLLFSPQPTAGTGRVSSPYPAATLERQPTTIAFLLPLPLLLATPAIAFFFLSSPTGHAVAGGAFFLRRVGLPPPTGTKGLLRAGIASPTASSFSQMTTKSPDKPTATSPSSSPRIAVAGSKVVLSSSPRVATAEPTASLSSSPRGRCHVSTTFVSLPYDRPAPLLSVTALQTAEQPSDVSPVVSSRTPQRYLSYRFTIGHLQTIRIVIRVSCGSGFRASTASGLRSDCASS is encoded by the exons ATGATCTGTCGCCATGGAGAGACCCGCAACGTCGCCGATCGCACACGTCGCCGGCGATGGTCGCACACCTCCATCGTCGTCGCGTGCACTGACTCTACAGCCAGCGGCCTCCGTCGCCGCGTCCAGCGGCCTCCGTCGCCGCGTCCAGCGGCCTCCGTCGCCACGTCCAGCGGCCCTCGTCGCCGCGTCCAGCGGCCTCCGTCGccgcggccacagccgccgccggcagccaTTGCTGCCTTTTCCCGCGGCCAGAGCCGCCGCCGGCAGCCATTGCTGCCTTTTCCCGCTGCCACAGCCATCGCCGATAGCCGCAACAGCCCCCTCACGCGTCTACTGCCGCTGTCTTTAGTAGATACCGTCACCTTCCAGGTAGCCGCAGCTTGGTACTATTTGAGTAAttccggccatcgcgccgag CCGCCAAGATCGTCTTCTTCCTCGTCCTCTCACGACTCCTCGCCAACACTGCCGCCGGCCATCACCTTCGCTTTTCTCCATCTCCTCCTCTACTCTCCCTCGCCTCCGGCTGCcacctctcttctcctcctcttctcgccGCAACCGACAGCAGGAACAGGGAGAGTTTCTTCTCCCTATCCAGCCGCCACCCTCGAGCGACAGCCAACGACGAtcgcctttcttcttcctctccctcttctcctcgcgACGCCGGCCatagccttcttcttcctctcttctcccacTGGACACGCCGTCGCTGGGGGAGCGTTCTTCCTTCGTCGAGTTGGGCTCCCGCCGCCAACAGGAACCAAGGGGCTTCTTCGTGCGGGCATAGCGTCGCCAACAGCTTCTTCCTTCTCACAGATGACGACGAAGTCGCCGGACAAACCGACAGCCACCTCCCCCTCCTCCTCCCCGCGTATCGCCGTTGCCGGATCGAAAGTCGTCCTCTCCTCCTCCCCTCGTGTCGCCACTGCCGAACCGACagcctccctctcctcctctccgcGCGGACGCTGCCACGTGTCGACAACCTTCGTCTCCCTCCCCTATGACCGGCCGGCGCCTCTGTTGTCGGTCACCGCCCTTCAGACCGCCGAACAGCCAAGCGATGTCTCGCCAGTGGTCTCCTCCAGGACGCCGCAGCGCTATCTCTCGTATCGCTTCACTATAGGACATCTCCAAACCATTCGCATTGTCATTCGCGTTAGCTGTGGGTCGGGCTTCCGGGCCTCCACCGCCAGTGGACTCCGATCTGATTGTGCTTCGTCTTAG